In a genomic window of Methanogenium sp. S4BF:
- a CDS encoding ABC transporter ATP-binding protein, whose amino-acid sequence MIEARKLVKDYGTFRALDEVSFSFEDPGIFGIIGHNGAGKTTLLKCMAGLIQPTAGELIIEGIDVRREPARVKEMLGYLPEESRLYETMTVESYLRFFGEIYGIPADECRIRSEKLLASLKLDPQGKRIGELSKGMRRKVAIARSLLHEPSLLIYDEPTSGLDPMTSRYIIGYLAHLRDTWQKTILLSAHNLYQVEEICDRVLILRQGKVAAFGTMEELRGQFGSLSYHIRFVTDDTGALPASISFEEESGEYVAVVESMDALNAVTAAVAAAGGAVRGIESRYPSLEEMLLMIGK is encoded by the coding sequence ATGATTGAGGCACGGAAACTGGTAAAGGATTACGGCACCTTCCGGGCACTGGATGAGGTGAGTTTCTCCTTTGAGGACCCCGGCATCTTCGGGATCATCGGTCACAATGGTGCAGGAAAGACCACGCTTCTGAAATGCATGGCAGGGCTCATTCAGCCGACGGCAGGCGAGCTCATCATCGAAGGCATCGATGTCAGGCGCGAACCCGCTCGTGTGAAGGAGATGCTGGGGTACCTCCCGGAGGAGTCCCGCCTGTACGAGACGATGACCGTGGAGAGTTATCTCAGATTCTTCGGGGAAATATATGGTATTCCCGCAGATGAGTGCCGCATCCGGAGTGAGAAACTGCTCGCCTCACTCAAACTTGATCCGCAGGGGAAACGCATCGGTGAACTCTCCAAAGGGATGAGGCGCAAGGTAGCAATCGCCCGTTCCCTGCTGCATGAACCGTCCCTCCTTATTTATGATGAGCCGACGTCCGGCCTGGACCCGATGACCTCGCGCTACATCATCGGCTATCTCGCACACCTGCGTGACACATGGCAGAAGACCATCCTCCTCTCCGCGCATAACCTCTATCAGGTGGAGGAGATCTGTGATCGGGTGCTCATTCTGCGGCAGGGGAAGGTCGCCGCTTTCGGAACGATGGAGGAGCTCAGAGGGCAGTTTGGGTCCCTTTCTTATCATATCCGGTTTGTTACGGATGATACCGGCGCACTTCCTGCTTCGATCAGTTTTGAAGAGGAAAGCGGGGAGTATGTAGCTGTTGTCGAGAGCATGGATGCTCTCAATGCAGTGACTGCGGCAGTCGCTGCCGCCGGGGGTGCTGTACGGGGCATCGAGTCGCGCTACCCCAGTCTTGAGGAGATGCTTCTCATGATCGG
- a CDS encoding methyl-coenzyme M reductase glutamine C-methyltransferase, giving the protein MKVFVISPGMYTYGAMVIAGIVRDAGHEVTLTRTLEAPPGETVFLSLYSTQNLMDDALKSFISAYRHAGGRVYVGGPVSAVPRMVLGELGPDAVICGEGEAGALALLRDGISPDVPGIAYTGPDGAVFSGPAPPCPVSRPLPFIPKEIGMQDVRGASAYIETHRGCIGACTFCQVPRFFGREMRSRPLDEILAEVQAFKDAGARRLSVSGGTGSLYGYTDGNLNDEAFADLLRGMAEIMGPKNVSSPDIRVDCISDTVLDAIRDYTIGWVFFGLESGSDRVLRLMGKGATAAQAGEAIDACRAHGLHVAGSFIVGYPTETAAEYEETKDFIAEYALDDVFISIAEPIPGTPLADLSLRTPDTENPAFAPHTGEYKSLHLTEAEARSFDLRMHADLFKPGLHVVTDQIFNAYLAEVRKDGEMVRKVTDLLRQYA; this is encoded by the coding sequence ATGAAGGTCTTCGTCATCTCCCCGGGAATGTACACGTATGGTGCAATGGTCATTGCAGGCATCGTCCGTGATGCAGGCCATGAAGTGACACTCACGCGTACACTGGAGGCTCCTCCAGGAGAAACAGTGTTTTTGAGCCTGTATTCCACGCAGAACCTGATGGACGATGCACTCAAATCATTTATTTCCGCGTACCGGCATGCCGGTGGCCGGGTATATGTCGGCGGACCCGTCTCGGCGGTGCCGAGGATGGTGCTCGGTGAACTGGGCCCCGACGCTGTCATCTGCGGTGAGGGAGAGGCAGGGGCGCTTGCACTGCTCCGGGACGGGATTTCCCCCGATGTACCGGGGATCGCATACACGGGCCCGGATGGGGCAGTCTTCTCCGGCCCGGCACCGCCCTGCCCCGTTTCCCGTCCGCTGCCGTTCATCCCGAAAGAGATCGGCATGCAGGATGTCCGGGGTGCATCGGCATATATCGAGACGCACCGGGGCTGTATCGGTGCCTGCACCTTCTGCCAGGTGCCGCGATTCTTCGGGCGTGAGATGCGTTCCCGCCCCTTAGACGAGATTCTCGCAGAAGTGCAGGCGTTTAAGGATGCCGGTGCACGGCGGCTCTCGGTCTCCGGCGGAACCGGTTCGCTCTACGGCTACACCGACGGGAACCTCAATGACGAGGCCTTTGCGGACCTGCTCCGGGGGATGGCTGAGATCATGGGACCAAAGAACGTCTCGTCCCCCGATATCCGGGTGGACTGCATCTCTGACACCGTCCTGGACGCCATCCGTGACTATACCATCGGCTGGGTCTTCTTCGGTCTGGAGTCAGGCAGCGACCGGGTGCTGCGCCTGATGGGCAAGGGGGCAACAGCTGCGCAGGCGGGTGAGGCCATTGATGCCTGCCGTGCCCACGGCCTGCATGTCGCAGGGAGTTTTATTGTCGGATACCCCACCGAGACGGCTGCTGAATATGAGGAGACCAAGGACTTTATCGCAGAATATGCCCTTGATGATGTCTTCATCTCGATTGCGGAACCGATTCCCGGCACACCGCTTGCAGATCTGTCCCTGCGGACGCCTGATACAGAGAATCCTGCCTTTGCCCCGCATACAGGGGAATACAAATCCCTGCACCTTACCGAGGCCGAGGCACGGTCGTTTGACCTCAGGATGCATGCCGATCTGTTTAAACCGGGCCTGCATGTGGTGACAGACCAGATCTTCAACGCCTACCTCGCAGAGGTCAGAAAGGATGGGGAGATGGTCAGAAAGGTAACGGATCTGCTCCGTCAGTATGCCTGA
- a CDS encoding ABC transporter permease, whose protein sequence is MDFRHVYIITKKELGAINAEKTIILAILLQLFIAMFSSFLIVGLAAMYDPDALSDYSRQKYPIAYTGSPSPLEELLRESGDFVVYEMDLGTAVTALEERKLSGVVWVPDTPPDADEPVKITLYTIKNDIQSSVVNSKLRDVFVTYEESLRAIRGDRISSVPIVVDLPPEVPGTNFYEFVYGLLIPLLIFMPAIISAALIIDMITEEFQHDTIETLISTPVTFSEMIWGKVSACFVIVPVQAAVWIALMVVNGISVAGIVPILLHVSVASLLMILLSAFVALHYRERTSAQFIFSTALVVVLIGVLSLPANPANLIVLLSIGAAGSEHWLVLAVMAGTLALGMAALNRYTHLVEKTALQ, encoded by the coding sequence ATGGACTTCAGGCATGTATACATCATCACGAAAAAGGAGTTGGGGGCAATCAATGCCGAGAAAACGATTATTCTCGCCATTCTCCTGCAGCTGTTTATCGCGATGTTCTCATCGTTTCTTATCGTCGGCCTCGCGGCGATGTATGACCCGGACGCCCTCTCTGATTACTCACGGCAGAAGTATCCCATAGCCTATACCGGGTCTCCCTCGCCGCTGGAGGAGCTGCTGCGGGAGAGTGGCGACTTTGTTGTCTACGAGATGGATCTTGGAACTGCGGTCACCGCACTTGAGGAGCGAAAGCTCAGCGGGGTAGTCTGGGTGCCGGATACGCCTCCGGACGCGGATGAGCCGGTCAAAATAACACTGTATACCATCAAAAACGATATCCAGTCATCTGTAGTGAACAGCAAGCTCAGAGATGTCTTTGTCACATACGAAGAGAGCCTGCGTGCGATACGGGGAGACCGTATCTCATCTGTTCCCATCGTGGTGGATCTGCCGCCGGAGGTGCCGGGCACCAACTTCTATGAGTTTGTGTACGGGCTCCTCATCCCGCTTCTCATCTTTATGCCTGCCATCATCTCCGCCGCTTTGATCATCGATATGATCACTGAGGAGTTCCAGCATGACACCATCGAGACCCTCATCTCCACACCGGTCACCTTCAGCGAGATGATATGGGGCAAAGTATCTGCCTGTTTTGTGATTGTGCCGGTGCAGGCAGCCGTCTGGATTGCCCTGATGGTGGTAAACGGCATCTCTGTGGCAGGCATTGTTCCAATTCTTCTGCACGTGAGTGTGGCATCGCTCCTCATGATCCTGCTCTCCGCCTTTGTGGCCCTCCACTACCGGGAACGGACGAGTGCCCAGTTCATCTTTTCAACAGCCCTCGTGGTAGTGCTGATAGGCGTCCTCTCCCTTCCGGCAAATCCGGCAAACCTCATTGTCCTTCTCTCCATCGGAGCTGCCGGAAGTGAACACTGGCTGGTCCTTGCAGTGATGGCCGGCACCCTTGCACTTGGCATGGCTGCACTCAACCGGTATACGCATCTGGTGGAGAAGACCGCCCTGCAGTGA
- a CDS encoding DUF4377 domain-containing protein, with amino-acid sequence MRCKFWQKRGWPYIIGGMVGVMLVIGGTMMLDTVTENPYQSYQNTTGENPAGEETTITIQVAPTLEERTGIGSRQCMLIREMPPAADGGWGLFYDQIEGFAYEEGYLWTLRVKITGSENPPADASTLRYELVEVVEKKPVA; translated from the coding sequence ATGAGGTGTAAATTCTGGCAGAAACGCGGCTGGCCATATATCATTGGCGGAATGGTCGGAGTAATGCTCGTCATAGGCGGTACCATGATGCTGGACACGGTAACCGAAAATCCATACCAGAGTTACCAGAATACGACCGGAGAGAATCCTGCAGGAGAGGAAACCACCATCACCATTCAGGTAGCACCGACCCTGGAGGAACGCACAGGCATCGGGTCCCGCCAGTGCATGCTCATCCGCGAGATGCCGCCTGCAGCAGACGGAGGCTGGGGACTTTTCTATGATCAGATAGAGGGGTTCGCATACGAGGAGGGATATCTGTGGACCCTGCGTGTGAAGATCACAGGGAGCGAAAACCCACCAGCCGATGCATCAACCTTGCGCTACGAGCTTGTTGAAGTGGTGGAGAAAAAGCCGGTGGCATAA
- the acs gene encoding acetate--CoA ligase → MSGSFDVKLEDTVYLPDPSVREESLIGDYDTEYQRFLRDPDGFWEGVADELEWFRRWDHVKKWNPPYAEWFTNAQLNITHNCLDRHATGERRNKVALIWRGEKGEERVLTYRQLYRQVMRFGSALTKMGITKGDTVCLYMPLVPEHIIALLACARIGAVHNIVYGGFGASALNARIRDSGAKLVITSDVGYRRGKRVALKAIVDEAVVNAPTVEKIIVLRRSDPGPELFSEMEVDFYEVLESGDATCEAAVMDAEDPLFILYTSGTTGQPKGIVHTCGGYMVGVYYTTKYVFDMKENDVHWCTADPGWITGHSYIVYGPLSVGATVLITETVPDYPDPGIFWRIVEDFGVTIFYTAPTAIRMFMRVGEEWPNRYNLDSLRLIGSVGEPLNPEAFEWYYRVIGKGRCPLLDTWWQTETGMHMITTTVGEPMKPGFAGRAIPGVVVDVVDAKGNPVEPGTGGLLVIKEPWPAQMRAVNNDDARYRAYWETINGFYTAGDLAVRDEDGYIMVLGRSDDIIIVSGHNLGTAEVESALVSHEAVAEAAVIGIPDPVKGQTVKAFVILVDGHTPTEKLKSDLIYHVRMSIGPIAMPSAIDFVDSLPKTRSGKIMRRVLKAQELGIDPGDISTLEE, encoded by the coding sequence ATGTCAGGTTCATTTGATGTGAAACTCGAAGATACGGTGTACCTTCCTGACCCGTCGGTCCGTGAAGAGTCGTTGATCGGCGACTATGACACCGAGTATCAGCGCTTCCTCCGTGACCCGGACGGGTTCTGGGAGGGAGTCGCAGACGAACTCGAATGGTTCAGGAGATGGGACCACGTAAAGAAGTGGAACCCCCCGTACGCGGAGTGGTTCACAAACGCACAGCTCAATATTACCCACAACTGCCTTGACCGGCATGCGACCGGCGAGCGGCGCAACAAGGTGGCGCTCATCTGGCGTGGGGAGAAGGGGGAGGAGCGCGTGCTCACCTACCGGCAGCTCTACCGTCAGGTTATGCGGTTTGGCAGTGCCCTGACAAAGATGGGCATCACAAAGGGGGACACCGTCTGCCTCTATATGCCGCTTGTACCTGAGCACATCATCGCCCTCCTTGCCTGTGCACGAATCGGCGCTGTCCACAACATCGTCTATGGCGGGTTCGGGGCCTCGGCACTGAACGCCCGTATCCGTGACTCCGGGGCAAAACTTGTGATCACTTCAGACGTCGGATACCGCCGCGGCAAGCGCGTCGCACTGAAGGCCATCGTCGATGAAGCAGTTGTCAATGCGCCTACTGTGGAGAAAATCATCGTCCTCCGCCGGTCTGATCCCGGCCCGGAACTCTTCAGTGAGATGGAGGTGGACTTCTACGAGGTGCTCGAAAGCGGTGATGCCACCTGTGAGGCGGCCGTGATGGATGCAGAAGATCCGCTTTTTATCCTCTATACCAGCGGGACGACCGGTCAGCCAAAGGGCATTGTCCACACCTGCGGGGGGTACATGGTCGGTGTCTACTACACGACAAAATACGTCTTTGACATGAAGGAGAACGACGTCCACTGGTGCACGGCAGACCCCGGGTGGATCACCGGCCACAGCTACATCGTCTACGGGCCGCTCTCCGTGGGTGCGACGGTACTCATCACCGAGACGGTCCCGGACTATCCCGACCCCGGCATCTTCTGGCGCATCGTCGAGGACTTCGGGGTGACCATCTTCTACACCGCCCCGACGGCCATACGGATGTTCATGCGGGTCGGCGAGGAGTGGCCGAACAGATATAATCTCGATTCCCTGCGGCTCATCGGTTCGGTGGGCGAACCCCTCAACCCTGAGGCGTTTGAGTGGTACTACCGGGTCATCGGGAAGGGGCGCTGTCCACTCCTTGACACCTGGTGGCAGACGGAAACCGGGATGCATATGATCACGACCACGGTCGGCGAACCGATGAAACCGGGATTTGCCGGCAGAGCCATCCCCGGGGTGGTCGTGGATGTGGTTGATGCAAAGGGCAACCCGGTCGAGCCGGGCACCGGTGGCCTCCTGGTGATCAAAGAACCGTGGCCGGCACAGATGCGGGCCGTCAACAATGACGACGCCCGCTACCGGGCCTACTGGGAGACGATAAACGGCTTCTACACGGCAGGCGACCTTGCGGTCAGGGACGAAGACGGATACATCATGGTCCTCGGGAGGTCGGATGATATCATCATCGTCTCCGGCCATAATCTGGGCACGGCGGAGGTGGAGAGTGCGCTTGTTTCCCATGAGGCGGTGGCGGAGGCCGCTGTAATAGGCATCCCTGACCCGGTGAAAGGTCAGACGGTGAAGGCGTTTGTCATCCTCGTGGACGGGCACACACCGACAGAGAAGCTGAAGTCAGATCTCATCTACCATGTGCGGATGAGCATCGGCCCGATTGCGATGCCGTCTGCCATCGACTTCGTGGATTCACTCCCGAAGACCCGCAGCGGCAAGATCATGCGCCGGGTATTAAAGGCACAGGAACTCGGGATTGACCCGGGAGATATCTCGACACTGGAGGAGTAA
- a CDS encoding PrsW family intramembrane metalloprotease — translation MLSALRQVLTISRWEVRRSATTMPREVLPVAVALFILLIVVTGYTQESGIHLQDRMYTAGVDSSDTGAIILGDPRFTVYLGTTGGTDLTIAPPDVRAADTDRGGAALKAFQTDYTRYRTVQYNREDDLFAAYPLWIDLQYVRSELDFTATEAGTGVSGAPNPFRNPVPDRPVRTVPEPSADIGYTREELRAELVGSEGEDRTVARYTDVVAGEGALGDFKTPSQLTPPLPFDAIVLVFVFIFPLYFTSQFYMMSVMNERIERRGEILLSSPLRPSAIIIGKMLPYLVVMIAVTAVLSLTTGETSVVLAAVFPVILFFLAAALLIGMAARSFKELSFISIFFSTIATSYLFFPSIFANIHVISLISPLTLIIYAIEGTPFTLADYFYSTFLFWVTAGILFAICIVNFNEERLFTLHPLRAKVREYIGSAISEKHPFASLFGITLFSIPFVLMAQLMLLVLLFNLPMPLSLLVLIFAAAFIEEWAKSVGIYAIAVERPAFLTWKNVILASLAVMAGFFLGEKLLLFATLAQISESVFGAALFTSLQVLWLPLSLHFTGAFITISLIKIFGKRSYPLALVVASLVHGAYNLFFIMGGF, via the coding sequence ATGCTCTCAGCACTGCGCCAGGTACTGACCATCAGCAGATGGGAGGTACGCCGGTCTGCAACCACCATGCCGCGTGAGGTCCTCCCGGTAGCGGTGGCGCTCTTCATCCTGCTCATCGTGGTGACCGGCTATACGCAGGAGAGCGGGATTCACCTGCAGGACCGGATGTATACAGCAGGGGTGGACTCATCAGATACCGGCGCCATCATCCTTGGCGACCCCCGGTTCACCGTATACCTGGGAACGACAGGGGGGACCGACCTGACAATCGCCCCGCCGGACGTCCGGGCGGCGGATACCGACCGGGGGGGTGCGGCACTGAAGGCCTTCCAGACAGACTATACCCGCTATCGGACGGTGCAATATAACCGCGAAGATGACCTCTTTGCCGCATACCCTCTCTGGATAGACCTGCAGTATGTCCGGAGTGAACTGGATTTCACGGCCACCGAGGCGGGCACCGGCGTCTCAGGCGCCCCCAACCCCTTCAGAAACCCGGTCCCTGACCGGCCGGTGCGAACCGTTCCCGAACCGTCTGCGGATATCGGGTATACCAGGGAAGAGCTCAGGGCCGAGCTGGTCGGATCAGAAGGCGAAGATCGCACGGTTGCCCGCTATACAGACGTGGTCGCAGGCGAGGGGGCACTGGGTGATTTCAAGACCCCGTCCCAGCTCACCCCCCCTCTTCCTTTTGATGCCATCGTGCTGGTCTTTGTCTTCATCTTCCCCCTCTACTTCACGTCCCAGTTTTACATGATGTCGGTGATGAACGAACGCATCGAGCGCAGGGGGGAGATACTCCTCTCAAGCCCCCTCCGGCCCTCAGCCATCATCATCGGAAAGATGCTGCCCTATCTGGTCGTGATGATCGCGGTAACCGCAGTCCTCTCCCTCACCACCGGGGAGACGTCAGTCGTCCTAGCGGCGGTCTTCCCGGTCATTCTCTTCTTCCTTGCTGCAGCTCTTCTTATCGGGATGGCCGCACGGAGCTTTAAGGAACTCTCCTTTATCTCCATCTTCTTCTCGACCATCGCGACATCCTACCTCTTCTTCCCGAGCATCTTTGCAAATATCCATGTCATATCCCTCATCTCCCCCCTGACCCTGATCATCTATGCCATTGAAGGCACTCCCTTCACCCTCGCCGATTACTTCTACTCCACCTTCCTCTTCTGGGTGACAGCAGGGATTCTCTTCGCCATATGCATCGTCAACTTCAACGAAGAGCGCCTCTTCACCCTTCACCCGCTGCGGGCCAAGGTGCGGGAGTATATCGGGAGTGCAATCTCAGAGAAGCACCCGTTTGCCTCACTCTTCGGAATAACCCTCTTTTCCATCCCCTTTGTTCTGATGGCACAGCTGATGCTCCTTGTCCTGCTCTTCAACCTCCCGATGCCCCTCTCCCTTCTGGTCCTGATCTTTGCGGCGGCGTTCATTGAAGAGTGGGCGAAGTCAGTCGGCATCTATGCAATTGCCGTGGAGCGGCCCGCATTTCTCACATGGAAAAATGTCATCCTCGCCTCACTTGCGGTGATGGCCGGTTTCTTCCTTGGCGAAAAACTTCTCCTCTTTGCCACCCTCGCCCAGATCTCCGAGTCTGTCTTCGGCGCTGCCCTCTTCACCAGCCTGCAGGTGCTCTGGCTGCCCCTTTCCCTGCATTTCACCGGCGCATTCATTACCATATCCCTGATCAAAATCTTCGGGAAGAGGTCCTATCCCCTTGCCCTTGTCGTCGCATCGCTCGTCCACGGGGCGTATAATCTCTTCTTTATCATGGGAGGTTTCTGA
- a CDS encoding PhzF family phenazine biosynthesis protein produces MAGRYFIVDAYTSRPFAGNPAGVCIPDHPVTEAWMQDVAREMNLSETAFLSRQKEGWDIRWFTPLVEVTLCGHATCAAAHVLVQEREEEAGAEIRFYSHGRLLTATAEPGSSGEGRGSPAGTVTLVFPALPASPAPVPDDLEKALGVPVEDFCVSPLDWLVRTGGAMMVEAAVPDMAAIAAMPPRGIILTGAADGGRYDIISRFFAPKIGIPEDPVTGSAHCVLGPYWQRLTGRNRFHAFQASRRGGDLVVEVTEDNEDGTGRQVLLTGEAVTVMKGTIA; encoded by the coding sequence ATGGCAGGTAGATATTTCATCGTGGATGCATATACCTCCCGGCCCTTTGCCGGAAACCCGGCGGGAGTCTGCATCCCGGACCATCCGGTGACAGAAGCGTGGATGCAGGATGTCGCCCGGGAGATGAACCTCTCAGAGACGGCGTTTCTTTCCCGGCAGAAAGAGGGGTGGGATATCCGGTGGTTCACGCCACTGGTGGAAGTCACCCTCTGCGGACATGCCACCTGTGCCGCTGCCCACGTGCTGGTGCAGGAAAGGGAGGAGGAGGCGGGCGCAGAGATCCGGTTTTACTCCCACGGCAGACTGCTCACAGCCACTGCAGAGCCGGGATCATCAGGAGAAGGCAGAGGCAGTCCTGCAGGCACGGTCACCCTGGTGTTTCCGGCACTCCCGGCATCACCAGCACCCGTCCCGGACGATCTGGAGAAAGCCCTCGGCGTCCCGGTGGAGGACTTCTGCGTCTCACCCCTCGACTGGCTGGTGCGAACCGGCGGTGCAATGATGGTGGAGGCCGCCGTGCCGGATATGGCTGCGATTGCCGCCATGCCGCCACGGGGCATCATCCTCACCGGTGCTGCCGACGGCGGACGCTACGACATCATCTCCCGGTTCTTTGCACCGAAGATCGGCATCCCCGAGGACCCGGTGACAGGGTCCGCCCACTGTGTGCTCGGCCCGTACTGGCAGCGGCTCACCGGCCGAAACCGGTTCCATGCCTTTCAGGCATCCCGCCGGGGCGGTGACCTGGTGGTTGAGGTCACAGAAGACAATGAAGATGGCACCGGAAGGCAGGTGCTCCTCACCGGAGAGGCAGTAACCGTGATGAAAGGGACTATCGCATGA
- a CDS encoding PEGA domain-containing protein, translating to MAELPLGPGIGGDQGWYDIYTNVDGCSIYFDGEYKGTTTGGLLSVAVYSTATPYSTVTASKSGFTSASQSLPATPSAGEHQSVYLTVNPVTPTTGNLQVSSSPSGAAVYVNNVYYGTTPHTVSNLPAGNNDLKLTYSGYNDYRDTVKIIAGQTTSTYASLQAQATYGTLSVSSSPSNANIYLDGSYKGTTPRTIGGLSQGAHTLEITMPGYQEWTNTVQIHSNQVSYVTATLAADPQTTTGSISVTSNPSYASVYIDGVYYGTTNPGQALMANSIAAGSHVVKVTLSGYDDSVSTVTVNSGQTTTVSANLAGGSSGNGAIDITSSPTGATVYLNNVNKGITPVTLSDLIPGSYTVTLQLSGYSTWSEVAQVNSGATSYVSASLAPTPTATQSPAPMAAVIGALGACAVILAARRQE from the coding sequence ATGGCTGAGCTCCCCCTGGGTCCCGGCATTGGCGGTGACCAGGGATGGTATGACATCTATACCAATGTGGATGGCTGTTCCATCTACTTTGACGGAGAATACAAGGGAACAACAACAGGCGGACTTCTGAGTGTCGCGGTGTATTCCACCGCAACACCATATAGCACCGTGACCGCATCAAAGTCCGGGTTCACGTCTGCATCCCAGTCCCTGCCTGCAACACCCTCTGCCGGAGAGCACCAGTCCGTCTACCTGACCGTAAACCCGGTGACACCCACCACCGGCAACCTGCAGGTCAGCTCTTCACCGTCCGGTGCAGCGGTCTATGTGAACAATGTCTACTATGGAACAACTCCGCATACGGTTTCAAACCTCCCTGCAGGAAACAATGATTTGAAACTCACCTATTCCGGGTATAATGACTACCGGGACACAGTCAAGATCATTGCCGGCCAGACAACGAGCACCTATGCTTCCCTGCAGGCACAAGCGACCTATGGCACACTTTCGGTCTCCAGCAGTCCGTCCAATGCAAACATCTACCTGGACGGCTCATACAAGGGCACTACACCCCGGACCATCGGCGGTCTCTCCCAGGGTGCACACACCCTTGAAATAACCATGCCTGGATACCAGGAATGGACAAACACAGTCCAGATCCATTCAAACCAGGTGAGTTACGTAACGGCAACCCTCGCCGCAGACCCACAGACCACCACCGGATCGATCTCTGTGACGTCAAACCCGTCATATGCCTCGGTCTACATTGACGGCGTTTATTATGGCACCACCAATCCTGGTCAGGCCCTCATGGCAAACAGTATTGCAGCAGGCAGCCACGTCGTGAAAGTCACCCTCTCAGGGTATGACGACTCAGTCTCAACAGTGACCGTCAACTCCGGACAGACCACAACCGTGAGCGCAAATCTTGCGGGTGGTTCATCAGGCAATGGAGCAATCGACATCACTTCATCACCGACCGGTGCCACGGTCTACCTGAACAATGTCAACAAGGGCATCACCCCGGTGACCCTCAGTGACCTTATCCCCGGCAGCTACACCGTCACCCTCCAGCTCTCCGGGTACTCCACCTGGTCTGAAGTGGCACAGGTGAACAGCGGCGCGACATCCTATGTCTCAGCAAGCCTTGCCCCGACACCCACTGCCACCCAGAGCCCGGCACCCATGGCTGCGGTTATAGGTGCACTGGGCGCCTGTGCGGTCATTCTTGCCGCACGCAGACAGGAATAA
- a CDS encoding PEGA domain-containing protein has protein sequence MKWFTLLLIACMLAAGAVIPAGAQTPVQPIAGTAHYDIYTNVDVAEIYFNGIYMGRTSSGYLQVTVNTPAPYTQAIATRAGYSNAYANLPTASAGGIYSVSLTLTSIAPSYGTLSVSSSPTGASVYVDNVYRGLTPQQVSLTGNQYTLRLERSGYNSYTQQVWVYGGQTTRVSASLVPSTSYGTLSVSSSPSKANIYLNGNFRGTTTQTIGGLTAGSYFVELTMPGYQDWTGSVRVYAGQVSSISPTLVPVQSPTTGALSVTSNPAYAAVYLDGTYEGQTSPGIPFVISEVMAGSHTVMVRLSGYDDSVSTVTVNSGQTTTVRAELSPAEGGYGSLSVTSSPTGAEVYVNNVKAGITPVTSDTMAPGSYTVTIRLSGYTEWTSVSEVKPGSTTYVSASLSPTPTQSPPSPLLLIGVLMVLGGAFLGKQKNRRKQ, from the coding sequence ATGAAATGGTTCACCCTTCTTCTCATCGCCTGCATGCTTGCTGCAGGTGCGGTCATCCCGGCAGGGGCACAGACACCGGTGCAGCCGATTGCAGGCACTGCCCACTATGATATCTATACCAATGTGGATGTGGCTGAGATCTACTTTAACGGCATATACATGGGCAGGACATCGTCAGGGTATCTTCAGGTGACGGTCAACACACCTGCACCATACACTCAGGCGATAGCCACCCGTGCAGGATACAGCAATGCCTATGCGAATCTGCCGACGGCCTCAGCGGGCGGCATCTACTCCGTCAGCCTCACCCTGACGTCCATCGCACCGTCCTACGGCACTCTCTCAGTCAGCTCATCTCCTACCGGTGCATCGGTCTATGTGGATAATGTCTACCGCGGACTCACGCCGCAGCAGGTCAGCCTCACAGGCAACCAGTATACACTCCGGCTGGAGCGCAGCGGATATAACAGCTACACCCAGCAGGTCTGGGTCTACGGTGGCCAGACGACCCGGGTGAGTGCGTCCCTCGTCCCGTCCACGTCATACGGCACCCTCTCTGTTTCCAGCTCACCATCCAAGGCCAACATCTATCTGAACGGGAATTTCCGCGGCACAACCACCCAGACCATCGGCGGCCTCACCGCAGGGTCTTACTTTGTCGAACTCACCATGCCCGGATACCAGGACTGGACCGGGTCGGTGCGGGTATATGCGGGCCAGGTCTCCTCCATATCCCCGACACTGGTGCCCGTGCAGTCACCGACAACAGGCGCCCTCTCAGTCACATCGAACCCTGCCTATGCTGCTGTCTATCTGGACGGAACCTACGAAGGACAGACGTCACCCGGCATACCGTTTGTGATCAGTGAAGTCATGGCAGGCAGCCATACCGTCATGGTCCGCCTCTCCGGCTACGATGACTCCGTATCGACAGTGACCGTCAACTCCGGTCAGACAACCACCGTACGTGCAGAGCTCTCCCCTGCAGAGGGCGGGTACGGGTCACTCTCCGTCACCTCATCCCCCACCGGTGCAGAGGTATATGTCAATAATGTGAAGGCAGGCATCACCCCTGTCACCTCAGACACCATGGCACCGGGTTCCTATACCGTGACCATACGGCTTTCCGGTTACACGGAGTGGACATCGGTGAGCGAGGTGAAACCGGGTTCAACCACATATGTTTCGGCAAGCCTCTCTCCGACACCCACACAGTCACCCCCGTCCCCCCTCCTGCTCATTGGCGTTCTGATGGTTCTGGGTGGGGCCTTCCTCGGGAAACAGAAGAACCGGAGAAAACAATAA